Sequence from the Synergistaceae bacterium genome:
ATGGTTTTTCTCAGGTGCAAAAAGACGCGATTCTGAAAGCAGCAAAGGAAGCAGGAGATATTCAGAGAAAGCTCTCGACGGACGTAGAATCGGACTATCTACAACAAATCAGGGAACAAAAAGTCACAGTTACTACGCCGGACCCGAACGCATTTCGGGATGCAGTAAAATCCGTATATGAAAGTTATGCGGGCGATTTTGGTACAATCATTGAACAGATTCTTGCTGTGAAATAATGCAAGACGATCCAGGAAACCTTTGCACAATACGAAAGTTTCCTGGATCATTTGTGTTTTGCAGAAAGAGGTGGTTACATTGGATCGATTCATGGAATATTTTTTTGAAAAATTGGACAAAGTTTTACTTTGGACGTTATCCATTTTATTCGGAGCGATGTCTGTCATCATCTTTATGCAGGTGATATGGCGTTATTGCTTTGAAGCGCCTCTTTCCTGGTCTGAAGAATCTGCAAGGTATCTTTTCGTGTGGGTTTCTTTCCTTGGATCCATAGCCGCCGCAAAGCGAGGAAACCATATTGGTATGGAAATGTTGCGCAATGCCCTTCCGCGATCAGCGAACAAATTTTTACAATTCATCGCAAATATGGTTACGGTGTTCTTTTTTGCAGTGACGTTCTGCTACACGATAAGCATGTCTCCCAGATTATGGGTTCAGTTTTCTCCTGCAACAGAAATTCCCATGTTGTTTCCTTACTTGGGTATAGCGGTGGGGAGTTTTTTCATGATGCTTTATTATGCTGCGGAAGGTGTAATAAATCTGCTTTCTTTGAGGGGGAAGGCAAAATGACGTTTATCCTCTTTTGTTCCTTCTTTTTCGCGCTTATCATCGGTGTCCCCATCGCTGTCTGCCTTGGTTTTTCCGCAGTATTCACCCTCATACTGTCTGGCAGCACTCCACTGATCATCGGAACGCAAACGATGTTCAAGGGAGTAGATTCCTTTCCTTTGATGGCAATCCCTTTTTTTATTCTGGCGGGGAACATTATGAGCGTTGGGGGAATCTCGAAACGGTTGGTCGCTTTCGCTATGGCGTTCATGGGTAAAGTTACAGGCGGGTTGGCGATGGTATCTATTTTTGCGTCGATGATTTTTGCCGCCATATCAGGTTCCAGTCCTGCTACGACTGCCGCTATTGGCTCCGTTATGTTGCCGTCGATGGTCAGGCAGGGCTATAAAGGCAGCTTTGCGGCAGCAACGGTGGCGGCAGCAGGAACGGTAGGGCAGGTCATTCCTCCCAGTGTCCCCATGGTGATCTATGGAGTTCTTGCCAATGTTTCCATCAGTCAGTTGTTTGTTGCTGGCCTTTTTCCTGGCATTCTCATGGGAGTGGCGATGATGTTTATCGCTTATTTATACGCGAAACGGAATGGCCTCAAACAGGCTGAACAAAGCCAGGAAGCTGCCGATGAACATCCCAAAAAAGCGGTATTCAGCAGTTTATGGGCCATTATGATGCCGTGCATCATTCTGGGTGGGATTTACTCCGGCATCTTTACTCCCACTGAAGCTGCCGCTGTAGCTGTTTTTTACGGACTTTTCGTGGGATTGTGCATCTATAGAGAAATGCGACTTTCCGACCTTCCAAAAATTCTTTTCGATTCAGCCTGCGCTACAGCGGTTATCATGTTCATCATGGCGACTGCCAATTATTTCGGATGGATTCTAACCTCCCAAAGAATTCCTCAGGCCATAGCACAATTTTTTCTGAATGTAACAAACAATAAGTATGTACTGCTCCTGCTTTTCAATATTATTCTCCTCATTGCGGGTTGTTTCCTGAATCCATCAGCCGCTATCGTTCTCCTGACTCCCATACTGTTGCCGGTATTGACCAACGTCGGCGTCCCTCCGATACTTACGGGGATTATTATGGTCGTGAATCTTGCCATTGGCCAAACCACTCCACCAGTGGGGGCTTGCCTATACGTAGCCTGTAATATCAGCGGAATCAAATTGGAACCAATCATCAAAGAGTCTGTTCCCTATCTGCTGGCTCTTATTTTGGCCCTTTTTCTGATTACTTACGTAGAAGCTATTGCTTTGTTTCCACTGTATTTTTTTAACTGATACTTGAACTTAACTTAACAGGACCATGTAGAACAGCTTGAAATGGCTTGTCCACATGGTCTTGTTACGAATTATTATTAATAAAAATTTATTTTTTCATTTTATTTAGATCATTTAGCGAATATATGATAGCATATCTACATTAAAAACTGAATTTAAAATAAGGAAATGACGGAAGCCGCCAGTAAAAGGCCCATGACCCCGTTCATTATTCTGTAAAGTCGGGGCGAATGGATGAGACGCCCTGAAAACACGCCTCCAAGGCACCAGCCCGCAAGACTGAGAAAGCTCATGACGGCAAAGGCCCCACAGTAAAAAACCAGTTTTGCCGCGGGCAGGTCCGCGCCAATATACGTGGCGACGCCTGTCACCGCCAGTATCCAGGCTTTGGGATTTGTCCATTGAAGCAAAACCGCGTCCCAAAAGGTGAGGCGATGATTTCGTTTGTCTGAAAATTCCTCTTTCGTGTCATCCTTTTCGGGGGGGCGCGCCGTGGCGATTTTCCAGG
This genomic interval carries:
- a CDS encoding LysE family translocator, with translation MTLEYMWSVLAFSFGMAATPGPNNTIIFSSGLNYGFFPSLSYMLGVTVGLPLMIVAVAWGLGEFFDAFPAIYEGVRYTGAVYILYLSWKIATARPPEKDDTKEEFSDKRNHRLTFWDAVLLQWTNPKAWILAVTGVATYIGADLPAAKLVFYCGAFAVMSFLSLAGWCLGGVFSGRLIHSPRLYRIMNGVMGLLLAASVISLF
- a CDS encoding TRAP transporter large permease, with the translated sequence MTFILFCSFFFALIIGVPIAVCLGFSAVFTLILSGSTPLIIGTQTMFKGVDSFPLMAIPFFILAGNIMSVGGISKRLVAFAMAFMGKVTGGLAMVSIFASMIFAAISGSSPATTAAIGSVMLPSMVRQGYKGSFAAATVAAAGTVGQVIPPSVPMVIYGVLANVSISQLFVAGLFPGILMGVAMMFIAYLYAKRNGLKQAEQSQEAADEHPKKAVFSSLWAIMMPCIILGGIYSGIFTPTEAAAVAVFYGLFVGLCIYREMRLSDLPKILFDSACATAVIMFIMATANYFGWILTSQRIPQAIAQFFLNVTNNKYVLLLLFNIILLIAGCFLNPSAAIVLLTPILLPVLTNVGVPPILTGIIMVVNLAIGQTTPPVGACLYVACNISGIKLEPIIKESVPYLLALILALFLITYVEAIALFPLYFFN
- a CDS encoding TRAP transporter small permease is translated as MDRFMEYFFEKLDKVLLWTLSILFGAMSVIIFMQVIWRYCFEAPLSWSEESARYLFVWVSFLGSIAAAKRGNHIGMEMLRNALPRSANKFLQFIANMVTVFFFAVTFCYTISMSPRLWVQFSPATEIPMLFPYLGIAVGSFFMMLYYAAEGVINLLSLRGKAK